A stretch of DNA from Candidatus Bathyarchaeota archaeon:
GGAATGGAGTTTGAGTTACCTGATGCTGCTTGTTCAGTGCGTGTTATTACTCGAAAAGCAACTGAGAGGATTGTAAAGTATGCTTTTGAGTTGTCATTAAAACGCCGAAAACAGTTGACCGTTGTTACTAAAGCCAACATTATGCGTAAATCTGATGGGTTGTTCCTTGAAGTTGCTCGTGGTATTGCAAAGGATTATCCTGAAGTAGAAATGAATGAACTACTTGTTGATGTTGCAGCAATGAACCTTGTTATGAAACCCCAAGCTTACGACGTAATTGTAACCTCAAACCTTTTTGGTGACATTTTATCTGATGAAGCAGCAGGACTTGTTGGCGGCTTAGGTCTAGCTCCTAGTGCTAACATTGGAGCAGATTACGCTTTGTTTGAGCCTGTTCATGGTTCCGCTCCTGACATTGCTGGAAAAGGCATAGCTAATCCTATGGCTGCTATTATGGCTGCAAAGATGATGTTGGACTATTTTGGGGAAACTAGTTGGGCAAAACGGGTAGAAACTGCTTTGTTGTCTGTTTTAGAAAACGGAAAAGTGTTGACTCCAGACCTTGGTGGCTCTTCGTCAACTGGGCAAGTTACAGATGCAATAATTGAGGAACTATAAGGGAATAATCACCCTATTTAAACTTCAAATTTTGAAAAATTTTTTATGTTCGGAGCTATTATGTTATTTAATGCTAATTGTTATGCCGATTTGATGTGATAATTTATGTTTAGTAAAATACTTGTTCCTTTAGACTATTCAAATTTTTCTAAGAAATCACTTCAAGTTGCAATTGAAATTGGAAAAAAATTTAACAGTAAATTGACATTAATTCACATCATTGAAGCAAGTGAAAAATACAAAAGGTCGGGGATTACTGGAAAAATTCGAAGAAAACAGGCTCACACAATTTCTGATGAAGACATCCCCGAGGACTCCTACAATCTTTTAGAAATGAGCAAAGCATTAGTATTAATTGAGGGTCTTTCTGTAGAGACCGTTTTTAAAAAAGGCAATATTGTTGACGAAATATTAGAAAAAGCAGAATTGGGTAAATTTGATTTAATAACAATGGGCGCTAGGGGTCAGGGACCAATAAGAAAACTACTGTTAGGCAGCGTTAGTAGTGGAGTACTTGAAAAAGCCACTTGCCCAGTTCTTGTTACTAGAATTTAATTGTGAATTTTTTCTTGTTTGAAATCTTATAACAATTGTTAATTGTTTCATTCGTTTTGCATATTGCCATTGAAGGAACTAAACCGAATCCAAGTCTTCCAAAGTAACTAACATCAAATTGATTTCTTAAAAACTATGTTGGAAAGAACTTACTGAAAGCAGAGAGCATACTGAAAATAAAAAATAAGAAAAGAAGTGTGGTCAAACTTTCTTGACTTATTAGAAGCTGATTGTGGTCAAGGTTTCTTGACAAAAAGCCTTTTGTGTTTTCTAAATACAGCAATATTAGAAAAATAATGAAGAATTTAATGATTCTCAGTTCATTGGTGACTGTTTTATTCCTTTTAACCTGTGCGCCTAACGTTGTTTGTGCTTCTTCAGAGAATTGGAATTGGGTTGAAGTGGATAGAGTTACGGGAGACGTCCTTAACTCGTATGAAATAGAGCCTTTCAACATTAGCTCTTCTGTTTGTGTTTGGCGAATTGTGTGGGAATACGAGCCTAGAACCGATGTTGCCGAAGATAAAACAGGTTTAACAATTAATGTTAATACTGGAGTTTCAGGGGATGATAAACTAATCCAAATATCTCGTACGGGAATACATAATGGTGATGAGCAAACTAGGTATTTTCATGAGCAAGGTGTTTTTTGTCTAAAATTAAGCTGTAATACACAAAATTTCACTGTAAGAGTTGAAAAAAGCATGGGTTATGTTCCCGATACTCCCTCGGATAATTGGGTTGAAGTGACAAGATTTATTGGATCTAAAGGATTTATAACAGAAGTTTTTGCGTGTGACCACGCTGAATGGCGAATCAGGTGGGAATTTGATCCTGGACATTGGCATTTTGCTGAGATGCATACGTTACATGTAACCACATACAAAGAAGGAGAATCCACCACGTATTTCAATAAAATAACTGAGCCTCCCGGTGGAAACAGAAATGGTGTTGAATTGCTTAACCAAAGTGGAACATTTTATCTGGAAATTAGTTCGGGTCTAATAAATAGTTACACAATAATCGTTGAAGAAAACATCGATTCTATTGCAGAGTTTCCTTCATGGATTATTTTACCGCTGTTCTTGATTGCTACAGTTACAGTTGCAGTTTATAGAAAGAAATTTCAGTTGAAGTTCTCGAATTAGGAGACGAAATGAAAATTAATACAACTCTTTATTACGGTTTTGCCTATCTTGGAGGGACCTCTTCATTCAAAGCTAGACTAATACTTGGTGATGAAATTTTATCTGAAGACAGTTCGAGTTTATACTAGATTATAAATTAATTTATTATCGCTTTAGATGACATTAGATTTTTTTTATCAATATCCTTTTTCAACAACACACATTCTATTTTTATTCTCAGAAAAATAGGCGGTTACTAAAACCGCTCTAATAATATAGTAATGTAATATTGTGTTATTATTCAACTGCCTTTTCTGAGATCATTCTGAAACCAAACTGATTTCAAACTGAAACCCACTTGATTCTACATCAAAATTATTTTTTCAGGCTGAATGCCCTTGAAGGTCACGTCACAAAAGAATCAGGGGAATTCAAAAAGCAGTATGTCAAATCAAAAACAGTTTTATTTTTTTAAAATTTTAACTCCAAAGCCAATAGGATTCTCTCGCTCGTTAACTCTCTCTCTAATCCCATTCTCTCCTACTATCTTCTCTCAACAAAAAAACACGCACGAGTACGCATGTAAAAGGAAGCTATCGGTCAACCATTTTTTTTTAAAAAAAATTTATTTTACCTAAAATCCATTCTCTGTTGTGAAAAGTCACAGGTTCAATTTATATCAATTAACTTACATAATTGATTTTCCAGTTTTGTTACTGTTTTTTGCAGTTTTTGTAGATACGTTATCAACTTTGCTTTTTGTGGGTTTAAACATTGGTACAGAAACAAACCCTATCTTGGGCGAGCTAATTTCAATCTCCGTTTGGTTTATCCCTATTTACTTATTTTCTAATGCGATCTTTGTACCTTTTCTATCTTGTATTCTTCGAAAAACTTTCAGTTACACCATAGGATTGATCAGCATCCTTTTGGGTTTGAACAATTTTTCGTTAGTGATGTTTAATTACGCATTTCTCGTTGACACAATAGGCTTTAACTATATTATAATTTTAGTTGGGTTATTTGGTTTAACAATCTTAGTTTATTATATAAAAAAAGAAAAATTGAACACAAAAGAATCAATCAATATTACTTTGCAATTACTGCTTTTTCTTTTAATTCTTGGTTTAATTCAGGTTTTTTTTGTAGTAATCGGGTGGCTAGCGTTTCTTTAGGGCTTTCCCCCATAATTTTTGTTTTTCATTGTTTTTTCTTACTTATTCGCATATTAGAACCCCCCAGAACAAGCAACTCAGTTTTAAAAATGAGTAGTGTTAGCGTCCAAAAAGTAGAACACTTTGGCCTAAAGGTTAGTCTATGTTGTTCTAATGCATGGGATAAAAGGTGATTTTTGCGTAAAGAGTTAGCTTGTGAAAAAAATGAAAGCAAATCTTTCAAAGACAAAACTGACACGAATATTAATTTGCACACTAATGATTGCCACAATTCTACAAGTTGGTGCAATCTCTATGGTGCAAGCCACATCCGAAACCATTGATAAATTAGCAACATTTCCTCTGCCTACTGAGGACTTTGTTCGAACAACTAACCAAGAAGTTGATTTTGTAAAACCCGAAGATGGTTCAGACCTTGGAATTACCGCAATTGCTGAACCTGGAGAACTATTGCAGGGTCGTGAAGACTTGGTTGAAACTGAAGATCAACTTGTTGATTTTGTACGCCCTGAAGATGGTTCTGATCTCGGAATTACTTCAATCGACGATAATGGACAGCAACTATTGCCTGATACTGAGGAATTGCCTCGAAATGGAGATGAAACAAGTGATTTTGTAAAACCTGAAGACGGCTCAGATCTTGGAATTACCCAGGTAGGCAACGAAGAAAACTCTCAACCTCTAATTGCACCAAAAACAATATCAACTGAAACTCCGACAATGGGCGCAGCAGTTCTGTTAGTTGCCCTTGCAACGATTGCATCAGCCTTCGTTATCGTAGGTCACAAAAAACAAAATAATTCCTAGGAAAAAAGTTAATTTTTTCCTTTCTTTTTCTCAATTTTTATTTTAAAGTTAATCCAAGCAAAAAACTAGAGTTTCAATTTTAATAATTAGAGCGTATCAAAATCCGAATGTAAAAACAAAAAGCATTAAAACAAATTTTGTAGCAGAAAAGGAGACGTTTAGTGTCGTCCTTTGTGCCTTTGGTTTCTTTGGCTGCGGTTTTGTTTTTGTCTCCAGTCTCGTTTTCTTTGGGTTTCTATTTTTTGCCTGGAGAACTCGTAATGTTTAGAGCCTTGCCTTCTGAATTCGTCTAACATTTTGTAGAAGTCTTCATATTCCATTTCGTCTTTTGACAAAGCTACCAGAATGGAGTTTATCTCTTCTTTAGTGTTTGATGATTCAACTTTGTCCCAAGTTTTTGAATAAGCAAGATAAGCTGCATGGAATTTAAAATCAGAAGGTTTGTCTATAGACAGTTTATTTGCTTGTTCAGTTTGGGGTTCATTAAGTTGTTGGGTTTCTTCATTTTGTATCTTCGTTTCTTCGTTCATAACTTTCTAATACCCTGAAACTGATGAGGATACTAACACACATCAATACTATAAATGTTTATCTTGACTTTTCCGAAAAGCAATTTTTTGTTTTAGCTTAGTTGTTTTTGTTTTTTTCCTCCGCAAAAACGAGTAACATATTCAATTGCAACTCGGGTAGCCTTTTCTAGTGACTCTATAGATATTTTTGGGACTCCACAAACTACTATTGTAACGTTTTTTGTTTGCTCTGTTACTTTGGTGTTGTCTGAATCTCGGTATGGATAAACTGCTATGAGCTTTTTTTTGTCGCTAACAACTATTTCTTCTCCTTGCAGTTCCATTGGTTTTTTCATTCCTATTCCCAAGATTTGTTCTCCTTTTTTGGCGAAACGCATGAAAATTTCACCTTCCAGTTTGTCGGAATCAAACGTTGCAAGGGGGATTTGACTTGTGATGGACGCCAAATTGTAAGAATCAACTAGAGTGTTTATGCAAGGAATCGGTTTTTTTGCCAGTATTCTTCGAGTTAGAGCTTCTGATGCTGGACGGTTTTTTGTTGGGTCAATTTTTATGGTCCAAAAAAAGTCGCGATATGCCCTGAAAGTTGGATGGTCTTTGACTGTTTCTAGGTCGAAGTCTTGATTTATCTGTTTAATTACTTCGAGTTTGAAATTTTCCAGTTCACTTTTTTGTTTTTGGATACTAACCCCATCAATGTGAACCACTAGTGCTGTCAGGTCTGGAAAACGGGTTTTTATTTCCGAGTCAATTCGTATCCTCATTGTTTTCTGCTCTGATGTTTTGCATTGTTATGTTCTTGTTTGTTACATAAGTTTTTTTCATGCATCGTCAGGGTATTCTTCGAACTCTAACTCTTCGTATGTTTCGTATCCTTCAGATACTGGGGTTCTTTTTGCTCGCATTACTATGATAAGAACAACTAAACCAAAAATTAGGCTACCCCCCAGAATAAGTATGCTTGGTGGAACTACAACTAAACTGAAGGTGGTACTATCTGCGCCGCTGTAGTTTTCATCTCCTGACCAGTTGGCTCTCAGGGAGTATATTCCTCCATTTGGGGATTCCCATGAATAGAAATAGTTGCCGTTGGCGTCTGTAAACACAGTTGCTAGGCTGGATAACGCTGAACCTAATGAACTGACGTATAATGTTACTTTTTTTCCTGCTAACGCGGGAGTAAGGGATCCCGATATTTCTATGCTGTTTTGGGATACCGCCAAACTAGTAGAAAGGGACATCAAAATTTCTGAAGGATCAGGAACTGAATAGCCCGACGAAACTTGGCTCGGGGCTGATATTTCATAATTTGTTACGGGAATTACTTGGGCTGCTGCCCTTTGCAGAATTTCTGGGCACTCTCCAACTCGCCATCCTTTTTCCCAGTTTCCTCCTGTAGTTTCGGCTACGTAGTATTTTTTTCCGTCATGCCTGTAAAAATACACTTGCGAACGGGCATCCTTTGGGCTTTCTGGGAGGTTTACTCCTACCCACATGTGATCATGTTGTTCAAGCAAGAGCAAAACTACGTCCAGTCCTCCTGCTTTCATTATAGACGCTGCGATTATGGAAAACAAGTCGCAGTCTCCCTCGTTTTCTACCATGACTTCTACCGGATATTTTTGGGGGTCACTTTCAACGTATGGAATCTGGTGCACTAACATGAGCACTCCATTGGCGAAATCTTCTTGGTTGTCATATATTGTCCACAGGTCGTCTGCTATCGGTTGCAGTGCATCTGGTGTAACAAACATCGAAAAGTCGTAATTTGGCATTAAATGGGTTTTACTCTTATAGTATTCGTAAAGGGATTCTGTTATTGAAACTGTTAAGCGATAACTAGTTGAGCCGTCTGGGCTGTCTAAAAGTTGGTAATTGCGTTCGTATGGTTCAGCAAAGCATGGGATGGGCAAAAGCAACAATAATAAGACCGCGAAAAAAGCTACGAACAGCTTCTGACGTTTGCTCCTTGGTTGCATGTGTTTACTCCTTCTTGTTTGCAATATTTATGGTTAATGAATATCTTATGTATTGCGCCATAAGACATTATGTTGGGTTATCCCATGATTGTCCAAGAGCTGGACACTAATCATATTTTTAGTATTCTTATAATGCTGCAATGTTGAATACAGCTTTTTTGTTATTTTTTTCGTTTGCTTGTTACTATTCCTTGGCTGTCTTGATATGAGCCATTATATCCATTTTTTGCTGTGCTACTTAAGTGGTGAAAAACTATCTGGACGATTCTTTCACCTCTGTGGAATTTGATTTCTTTATCGCTGACGTTACTTAGGTGCAATGTTAGTTGACCCCGAAATCCTGGGTCGATAACCGCAAAACTTCCTATAATTCCTTCCCTGGCAAGGGAAGAACGTATGTGCATAAAAGCAACAAGATTTAGTCCTAGTTCGACTTTTTCTAGGGTTGCCACAAGAACGTATTGTTTAGGTTTCAATACAACATCTTGGGCGCATCTAAGGTCGTATCCTGCAGGGTTTAAGCAGCTAGAAAGGTCGGAAGGTTCCAGTTTGAGTTCTCCTGTTTTCAGGGCATCTAAGATTTCTACGTCAGAAAGCACGGTCAATAAAGTTCACTGCCTTTCAAGATATTTTTGACTAAAAAGAACCTTTCGATAAATTCTAAAGTACCTTTATTTCTTGGAGCATTTCGCAGGGTCTACAAATGTCTTCAACTGTTGGTTCTCCACATATTTTGCATTCTGTTAATTTTGTTTGTTTTATGTAATCTTCCAATGCGGGTTGAAGTTTTTCCATGGACTTGAAAACAGTGAATAATGTTCCAGAGTGCTTATGTTCTATTCGTCCGAGCATGTCTCGAATGTCGTTTCTTAGGGCATCTTGAGCGTACGGGCAGTCTATGCATTGAAACTCGATTCCTTTAAGGTAAGAATAAAACACGACTTCTTTTTCTGGAACCATGCATAACGGTTTCACCCGTTGCACAAGTTTGGGATGAATAACATTCAAAACAGGTTTAGCCCTGCCAATTCGAAAAGGGTCACCGTGAATCACATTAAGAAGCATGGTCTGGGTTTCATCATCAAGATTGTGAGCAGTAACGAGTTTTTTGAAACCCTTCTCCCTAGCTAAGGTGTTAAGGGCTCTGCGCCGTAGCACTCCGCAGTAACTGCATGCTGTTAATCCCTTCTTTTGTTTCTTTTTTATTAATTCTACAATTTCGTCCAGTTCATAACCAAAAAGTTCTTTGAAAGACACAACTACATGGTCTATTCCCAGTTTTTTGCAGTTGTCTTTGGCAATTTTTAGTGCTTCATCCCGGTAATCTCGTATACCTTCATCAACTGTTCCAGCGCAAAATTTTACTCCAGGAAAGCCTTTCTCAAGCTTGGCAAGAATGTGCAGTAAAGTTATGCTGTCTTTGCCTCCTGAAACTGCCAGCATGAACTCGTCTATTGGCTTTAACATGTCATATCTTGCAATGGTTTTTCTTACCCTGTCTTCGACGGTTCTACAAAAACATCGTTTGCACAGTTTCTCTCCTGAATAACTACGGCCAAAAACTGCATCATTTCTTTTGCACAGGGTACAAACCGTCACTTTTAGTTCACTCAATTTTTTGGATCAGAGTTTTTCCCTCTGATGTTACTTGGTATATTTTTTTGGTAGTAACCTAAAAGACTAAATCTTTCTTTTAAGGGATTAGTACATCCAACACTTAGTGATCTAATTTTCATGTCCTGAGTTTATAGACTTTGCTGGAATAATTGGTGGCTCAGTTTTTGCTGTTTCATTATCTTCTGGCGCATTTGAGCCCATTTTTTCTGAATACGCTTTAGAGAATGCTACTCCATAAATCAGTAGTTGCGTAATTAGGTAAATCCATATTAATAAAATCATTATTGCCCCTGCTGCTCCTGTAACTGAAGTAACAGTGAATGTTTCTAGAATTATTCCAATCAAATAGTTGGTTACAGTGAAAATTAAGCCTGTAAGAATTGCTGCTCCGCGAACGTCTTTCCAGCTGATTTGGGTTTCTGGAATATATTTGTACATTACTGCAAACACCAGAGTTGCTAATCCAAAAGACAAAATGAGTTGGGTTACTTGAATAAGAGCATAAATTGCGTTTGAAACAACTGGAACCAGCAAATACGTTATGGATTCTAACAAAAAGGTGGTTATCCCTGTCCATGCCATTATAACTAGTCCCAGAAAAGAAATTAAAAAGAATGGAGCCACTTTGCGCTTGATTTTTTGTTTAAAATTTAGTTTGGGTTGTTTAACTTCCCAGATTGTGTTCATTGTGTCTTGTAAAACTCCAAATGCTCCTATTGCTCCAACAAATGTGAACGCAACGCTTACAATTGACGTAATAACCGACGTGAAAGGGGATGACACAGTACCTAAAATTTGTTCAACTAAATTAGCAACAGTTGGACCTACGATGGTTGTTAGTTGTTGCATCAATGTTTGGAACGAGTTTGAAAACCCATAGACCTGAGACAAAATAATCATCGCAATAAGAAACAGCGAAGGAAGGGGCAACATAATGAAATATGCAAGAGCAGCAGCCCGTAACGAGGAATGGTTTCTTAACCATTTTTGAAAAGCTTGTTCTGCGATTTCAAAAAAAGTTTGCCGCTTCATTTTTTTATAACCTTTACTGTTTGAGTTTGCTTTTATTAAATATATACTACATTTAACAAGTTTTGCCTTGCTCATTATAATAATCTGAGACCTTCAAAGTTTTAAGAATATTTCTAACCAATTATTTGGAAGGGGAATTCTAAGCAATGATTGGATCAATATTTTTTGTTGTTGCCTCTGATTTTTTCTGTTTTACTCCTGTCGTCTAGTTTCACAATCGTTAAGCACTTTATTGTTGATTCATAAGAATCAGTTACGATGATTGGTTATTGGAATCATTACTGGATTGGTTTACAGAATTATCCTGACTCTTGTTTTCCCTTACAAAGAACGGTGTGCGATCGGATGCAAGGTCCAACGGGAGTCATTGTAACTGTAGAAGCCGAGCAAGAAATAATGGCAGCATTTTTGTTGCGGCAATTTCATTTTGTATCATTTATTTACAATGTATATGTTATGTTGAAATATCCCTAAACCCGAATGCTTCCGATGGAACAAACCTTTGATTAGGTTCTTTTTGCTGCGTAGCTTGTTTTGTTTATGTCCAGTTAGAACT
This window harbors:
- a CDS encoding isocitrate/isopropylmalate dehydrogenase family protein; the encoded protein is MTTYKLAVIPGSGIGHEVVPEAIRLLESTDLTFDCQTFEIGYDVFKKTGNSVPDEVINQMRNNTQACLFGATTTPLGVPGYKSAILTLRKAFDLYANIRPAKSLPLKTGFEGVDLVIVRENTEGLYSGMEFELPDAACSVRVITRKATERIVKYAFELSLKRRKQLTVVTKANIMRKSDGLFLEVARGIAKDYPEVEMNELLVDVAAMNLVMKPQAYDVIVTSNLFGDILSDEAAGLVGGLGLAPSANIGADYALFEPVHGSAPDIAGKGIANPMAAIMAAKMMLDYFGETSWAKRVETALLSVLENGKVLTPDLGGSSSTGQVTDAIIEEL
- a CDS encoding universal stress protein, translating into MFSKILVPLDYSNFSKKSLQVAIEIGKKFNSKLTLIHIIEASEKYKRSGITGKIRRKQAHTISDEDIPEDSYNLLEMSKALVLIEGLSVETVFKKGNIVDEILEKAELGKFDLITMGARGQGPIRKLLLGSVSSGVLEKATCPVLVTRI
- a CDS encoding Ig-like domain repeat protein; protein product: MQPRSKRQKLFVAFFAVLLLLLLPIPCFAEPYERNYQLLDSPDGSTSYRLTVSITESLYEYYKSKTHLMPNYDFSMFVTPDALQPIADDLWTIYDNQEDFANGVLMLVHQIPYVESDPQKYPVEVMVENEGDCDLFSIIAASIMKAGGLDVVLLLLEQHDHMWVGVNLPESPKDARSQVYFYRHDGKKYYVAETTGGNWEKGWRVGECPEILQRAAAQVIPVTNYEISAPSQVSSGYSVPDPSEILMSLSTSLAVSQNSIEISGSLTPALAGKKVTLYVSSLGSALSSLATVFTDANGNYFYSWESPNGGIYSLRANWSGDENYSGADSTTFSLVVVPPSILILGGSLIFGLVVLIIVMRAKRTPVSEGYETYEELEFEEYPDDA
- the dcd gene encoding dCTP deaminase, with protein sequence MLDALKTGELKLEPSDLSSCLNPAGYDLRCAQDVVLKPKQYVLVATLEKVELGLNLVAFMHIRSSLAREGIIGSFAVIDPGFRGQLTLHLSNVSDKEIKFHRGERIVQIVFHHLSSTAKNGYNGSYQDSQGIVTSKRKK
- a CDS encoding TIGR00269 family protein; translation: MTVCTLCKRNDAVFGRSYSGEKLCKRCFCRTVEDRVRKTIARYDMLKPIDEFMLAVSGGKDSITLLHILAKLEKGFPGVKFCAGTVDEGIRDYRDEALKIAKDNCKKLGIDHVVVSFKELFGYELDEIVELIKKKQKKGLTACSYCGVLRRRALNTLAREKGFKKLVTAHNLDDETQTMLLNVIHGDPFRIGRAKPVLNVIHPKLVQRVKPLCMVPEKEVVFYSYLKGIEFQCIDCPYAQDALRNDIRDMLGRIEHKHSGTLFTVFKSMEKLQPALEDYIKQTKLTECKICGEPTVEDICRPCEMLQEIKVL
- a CDS encoding YihY/virulence factor BrkB family protein; amino-acid sequence: MKRQTFFEIAEQAFQKWLRNHSSLRAAALAYFIMLPLPSLFLIAMIILSQVYGFSNSFQTLMQQLTTIVGPTVANLVEQILGTVSSPFTSVITSIVSVAFTFVGAIGAFGVLQDTMNTIWEVKQPKLNFKQKIKRKVAPFFLISFLGLVIMAWTGITTFLLESITYLLVPVVSNAIYALIQVTQLILSFGLATLVFAVMYKYIPETQISWKDVRGAAILTGLIFTVTNYLIGIILETFTVTSVTGAAGAIMILLIWIYLITQLLIYGVAFSKAYSEKMGSNAPEDNETAKTEPPIIPAKSINSGHEN